A section of the Phaseolus vulgaris cultivar G19833 chromosome 8, P. vulgaris v2.0, whole genome shotgun sequence genome encodes:
- the LOC137826625 gene encoding outer plastidial membrane protein porin, which yields MAKGPGLYTDIGKKARDLLFKDYHSDQKFTVTTYSPTGVAITSSGTRKGELFVADVNTQLKNKNITTDIKVDTDSNLFTTITVNEPAPGLKAIFNFKVPDQRSGKVELQYLHDYAGISTSVGLTANPIVNFSGVVGTNILALGADLSFDTKIGELTKSNAGLSFTKDDLIASLTLNDKGDALNAAYYHVVNPLTNTAVGAEVTHRFSTNENTLILGTQHALDPLTTLKARVTNFGKTSALIQHEWRPKSFFTISGEVDTKAIEKSAKVGLSLVLKP from the exons ATGGCTAAGGGTCCCGGTCTCTACACTGATATCGGCAAGAAAGCCAGGG ATCTGCTGTTCAAGGACTACCACAGTGACCAGAAGTTCACCGTCACCACCTACTCGCCCACTGGAGTT GCTATTACCTCATCAGGAACCAGGAAAGGTGAACTGTTTGTGGCTGATGTCAACACCCAGTTGAAGAACAAAAACATCACTACTGATATCAAAGTTGATACAGATTCTAAT CTCTTCACAACTATCACTGTCAATGAACCTGCTCCTGGTCTTAAGGCTATCTTTAACTTCAAAGTTCCTGACCAGAGGTCTGGAAAG GTGGAACTTCAGTACTTGCATGACTATGCTGGAATAAGCACCAGTGTTGGGTTGACGGCAAACCCAATTGTTAACTTCTCTGGTGTTGTAGGAACCAATATTCTTGCTCTTGGTGCTGATCTTTCTTTTGACACCAAAATTGGGGAGTTAACAAAATCCAATGCTGGACTGAGCTTCACTAAGGATGACTTGATTGCCTCGTTGACTCT GAATGACAAAGGTGATGCTCTGAATGCTGCATATTATCATGTAGTTAACCCCTTGACCAACACTGCTGTTGGTGCTGAGGTCACTCATCGATTCTCAACTAATGAGAACACTCTCATCCTTGGTACCCAACATGCATTGGATCCATTGACCACATTGAAGGCACGTGTCACCAACTTTGGTAAGACAAGTGCTCTCATCCAGCATGAGTGGCGTCCCAAATCATTTTTTACAATTTCTGGTGAGGTAGACACCAAGGCCATTGAGAAGAGTGCCAAGGTTGGATTGAGTTTGGTTCTCAAACCCTAA
- the LOC137826624 gene encoding serine/threonine-protein kinase PBL34-like isoform X2, producing the protein MGLGNNAIQAGSLDVGKSKVKMQKAGAEKEIGCCVKFCFIGSCIPSRSKVDTSISGTSANSVEKTSACEKNKKETNALPGSSTTTSNAESIPSTPKFSEELKVSSRLRKFTFNELKLATRNFRPESLLGEGGFGCVFKGWIEENGTAPVKPGTGLTVAVKTLNHDGLQGHKEWLAELDILGDLVHPNLVKLVGFCIEDDQRLLVYECMPRGSLENHLFRKGSLPLPWSIRMKIALGAAKGLSFLHEEAQRPVIYRDFKTSNILLDAEYNAKLSDFGLAKDGPEGEKTHISTRVMGTYGYAAPEYVMTGHLTSKSDVYSFGVVLLEMLTGRRSIDKNRPNGEHNLVEWARPVLGDRRMILRIIDPRLEGHFSVKGSQKAAQLAAQCLCRDPKSRPMMSDVVQALKHLQNLKDMAISTYHFQVARVDRTMSMPTSKNGMQAQITISKKGQPARSLSSPKGPHGSPYHHYIKSPKPNG; encoded by the exons ATGGGGCTTGGGAATAATGCAATTCAGGCAGGGAGTTTGGATGTGGGTAAGTCAAAGGTAAAGATGCAAAAGGCTGGTGCAGAAAAGGAAATTGGGTGCTGTGTTAAATTCTGTTTCATTGGGAGCTGTATACCTTCAAGATCAAAGGTTGATACTTCCATCAGTGGCACTAGTGCTAACAGTG TGGAAAAAACTTCTGCTTGTGAGAAAAACAAGAAGGAAACCAATGCTCTTCCAGGGTCCTCTACAACAACCAGTAATGCAGAAAGTATCCCTTCCACCCCAAAATTCAGTGAGGAGTTGAAGGTTTCTTCTCGTTTGAGAAAATTTACATTCAATGAGCTTAAGTTGGCCACTAGGAATTTCAGACCAGAGAGTCTTCTTGGTGAGGGAGGATTTGGATGTGTTTTCAAGGGTTGGATTGAAGAAAATGGTACTGCACCTGTGAAACCTGGTACTGGGCTTACTGTAGCAGTGAAAACTCTCAACCATGATGGGCTTCAGGGTCACAAAGAGTGGCTT GCAGAGTTAGACATTCTTGGTGACCTCGTCCATCCGAATCTGGTCAAATTGGTTGGTTTCTGTATTGAAGATGACCAAAGATTGTTGGTGTATGAATGTATGCCCCGTGGAAGTTTGGAGAACCACCTCTTCAGAA AAGGGTCGTTGCCTCTTCCTTGGTCTATCAGAATGAAAATTGCACTTGGTGCTGCAAAAGGTCTTTCTTTTCTCCATGAAGAAGCTCAGCGGCCTGTAATCTATCGTGATTTTAAGACATCTAATATTCTGTTAGATGCG GAATACAATGCAAAGCTCTCTGATTTTGGACTAGCCAAAGATGGTCCTGAAGGGGAAAAGACACACATATCAACGAGAGTCATGGGAACATATGGTTATGCAGCTCCCGAGTATGTGATGACTG GGCATTTGACATCAAAAAGTGATGTCTATAGTTTTGGAGTGGTGCTACTAGAAATGCTGACTGGCCGGCGATCCATCGATAAGAATAGACCAAATGGGGAACACAATCTTGTGGAGTGGGCAAGACCTGTACTTGGGGACCGGAGGATGATACTACGGATTATTGATCCTCGGCTTGAAGGTCACTTCTCTGTTAAAGGGTCACAGAAGGCTGCCCAGTTGGCTGCTCAATGCCTTTGCCGTGATCCAAAATCCAGACCTATGATGAGTGATGTTGTTCAAGCTCTGAAGCATTTGCAAAACCTTAAGGATATGGCTATCTCAACTTATCATTTCCAGGTTGCCCGAGTAGATCGAACCATGTCCATGCCAACTTCTAAAAATGGTATGCAAGCACAGATAACAATATCAAAAAAGGGTCAACCTGCAAGGTCCTTGTCAAGTCCAAAAGGTCCTCATGGTTCTCCATATCATCATTATATCAAGTCACCAAAACCTAATGGATAA
- the LOC137826624 gene encoding serine/threonine-protein kinase PBL34-like isoform X4: protein MGLGNNAIQAGSLDVGKSKVKMQKAGAEKEIGCCVKFCFIGSCIPSRSKVDTSISGTSANSVEKTSACEKNKKETNALPGSSTTTSNAESIPSTPKFSEELKVSSRLRKFTFNELKLATRNFRPESLLGEGGFGCVFKGWIEENGTAPVKPGTGLTVAVKTLNHDGLQGHKEWLAELDILGDLVHPNLVKLVGFCIEDDQRLLVYECMPRGSLENHLFRRSLPLPWSIRMKIALGAAKGLSFLHEEAQRPVIYRDFKTSNILLDAEYNAKLSDFGLAKDGPEGEKTHISTRVMGTYGYAAPEYVMTGHLTSKSDVYSFGVVLLEMLTGRRSIDKNRPNGEHNLVEWARPVLGDRRMILRIIDPRLEGHFSVKGSQKAAQLAAQCLCRDPKSRPMMSDVVQALKHLQNLKDMAISTYHFQVARVDRTMSMPTSKNGMQAQITISKKGQPARSLSSPKGPHGSPYHHYIKSPKPNG, encoded by the exons ATGGGGCTTGGGAATAATGCAATTCAGGCAGGGAGTTTGGATGTGGGTAAGTCAAAGGTAAAGATGCAAAAGGCTGGTGCAGAAAAGGAAATTGGGTGCTGTGTTAAATTCTGTTTCATTGGGAGCTGTATACCTTCAAGATCAAAGGTTGATACTTCCATCAGTGGCACTAGTGCTAACAGTG TGGAAAAAACTTCTGCTTGTGAGAAAAACAAGAAGGAAACCAATGCTCTTCCAGGGTCCTCTACAACAACCAGTAATGCAGAAAGTATCCCTTCCACCCCAAAATTCAGTGAGGAGTTGAAGGTTTCTTCTCGTTTGAGAAAATTTACATTCAATGAGCTTAAGTTGGCCACTAGGAATTTCAGACCAGAGAGTCTTCTTGGTGAGGGAGGATTTGGATGTGTTTTCAAGGGTTGGATTGAAGAAAATGGTACTGCACCTGTGAAACCTGGTACTGGGCTTACTGTAGCAGTGAAAACTCTCAACCATGATGGGCTTCAGGGTCACAAAGAGTGGCTT GCAGAGTTAGACATTCTTGGTGACCTCGTCCATCCGAATCTGGTCAAATTGGTTGGTTTCTGTATTGAAGATGACCAAAGATTGTTGGTGTATGAATGTATGCCCCGTGGAAGTTTGGAGAACCACCTCTTCAGAA GGTCGTTGCCTCTTCCTTGGTCTATCAGAATGAAAATTGCACTTGGTGCTGCAAAAGGTCTTTCTTTTCTCCATGAAGAAGCTCAGCGGCCTGTAATCTATCGTGATTTTAAGACATCTAATATTCTGTTAGATGCG GAATACAATGCAAAGCTCTCTGATTTTGGACTAGCCAAAGATGGTCCTGAAGGGGAAAAGACACACATATCAACGAGAGTCATGGGAACATATGGTTATGCAGCTCCCGAGTATGTGATGACTG GGCATTTGACATCAAAAAGTGATGTCTATAGTTTTGGAGTGGTGCTACTAGAAATGCTGACTGGCCGGCGATCCATCGATAAGAATAGACCAAATGGGGAACACAATCTTGTGGAGTGGGCAAGACCTGTACTTGGGGACCGGAGGATGATACTACGGATTATTGATCCTCGGCTTGAAGGTCACTTCTCTGTTAAAGGGTCACAGAAGGCTGCCCAGTTGGCTGCTCAATGCCTTTGCCGTGATCCAAAATCCAGACCTATGATGAGTGATGTTGTTCAAGCTCTGAAGCATTTGCAAAACCTTAAGGATATGGCTATCTCAACTTATCATTTCCAGGTTGCCCGAGTAGATCGAACCATGTCCATGCCAACTTCTAAAAATGGTATGCAAGCACAGATAACAATATCAAAAAAGGGTCAACCTGCAAGGTCCTTGTCAAGTCCAAAAGGTCCTCATGGTTCTCCATATCATCATTATATCAAGTCACCAAAACCTAATGGATAA
- the LOC137826624 gene encoding serine/threonine-protein kinase PBL34-like isoform X3 — translation MGLGNNAIQAGSLDVGKSKVKMQKAGAEKEIGCCVKFCFIGSCIPSRSKVDTSISGTSANSAVEKTSACEKNKKETNALPGSSTTTSNAESIPSTPKFSEELKVSSRLRKFTFNELKLATRNFRPESLLGEGGFGCVFKGWIEENGTAPVKPGTGLTVAVKTLNHDGLQGHKEWLAELDILGDLVHPNLVKLVGFCIEDDQRLLVYECMPRGSLENHLFRRSLPLPWSIRMKIALGAAKGLSFLHEEAQRPVIYRDFKTSNILLDAEYNAKLSDFGLAKDGPEGEKTHISTRVMGTYGYAAPEYVMTGHLTSKSDVYSFGVVLLEMLTGRRSIDKNRPNGEHNLVEWARPVLGDRRMILRIIDPRLEGHFSVKGSQKAAQLAAQCLCRDPKSRPMMSDVVQALKHLQNLKDMAISTYHFQVARVDRTMSMPTSKNGMQAQITISKKGQPARSLSSPKGPHGSPYHHYIKSPKPNG, via the exons ATGGGGCTTGGGAATAATGCAATTCAGGCAGGGAGTTTGGATGTGGGTAAGTCAAAGGTAAAGATGCAAAAGGCTGGTGCAGAAAAGGAAATTGGGTGCTGTGTTAAATTCTGTTTCATTGGGAGCTGTATACCTTCAAGATCAAAGGTTGATACTTCCATCAGTGGCACTAGTGCTAACAGTG CAGTGGAAAAAACTTCTGCTTGTGAGAAAAACAAGAAGGAAACCAATGCTCTTCCAGGGTCCTCTACAACAACCAGTAATGCAGAAAGTATCCCTTCCACCCCAAAATTCAGTGAGGAGTTGAAGGTTTCTTCTCGTTTGAGAAAATTTACATTCAATGAGCTTAAGTTGGCCACTAGGAATTTCAGACCAGAGAGTCTTCTTGGTGAGGGAGGATTTGGATGTGTTTTCAAGGGTTGGATTGAAGAAAATGGTACTGCACCTGTGAAACCTGGTACTGGGCTTACTGTAGCAGTGAAAACTCTCAACCATGATGGGCTTCAGGGTCACAAAGAGTGGCTT GCAGAGTTAGACATTCTTGGTGACCTCGTCCATCCGAATCTGGTCAAATTGGTTGGTTTCTGTATTGAAGATGACCAAAGATTGTTGGTGTATGAATGTATGCCCCGTGGAAGTTTGGAGAACCACCTCTTCAGAA GGTCGTTGCCTCTTCCTTGGTCTATCAGAATGAAAATTGCACTTGGTGCTGCAAAAGGTCTTTCTTTTCTCCATGAAGAAGCTCAGCGGCCTGTAATCTATCGTGATTTTAAGACATCTAATATTCTGTTAGATGCG GAATACAATGCAAAGCTCTCTGATTTTGGACTAGCCAAAGATGGTCCTGAAGGGGAAAAGACACACATATCAACGAGAGTCATGGGAACATATGGTTATGCAGCTCCCGAGTATGTGATGACTG GGCATTTGACATCAAAAAGTGATGTCTATAGTTTTGGAGTGGTGCTACTAGAAATGCTGACTGGCCGGCGATCCATCGATAAGAATAGACCAAATGGGGAACACAATCTTGTGGAGTGGGCAAGACCTGTACTTGGGGACCGGAGGATGATACTACGGATTATTGATCCTCGGCTTGAAGGTCACTTCTCTGTTAAAGGGTCACAGAAGGCTGCCCAGTTGGCTGCTCAATGCCTTTGCCGTGATCCAAAATCCAGACCTATGATGAGTGATGTTGTTCAAGCTCTGAAGCATTTGCAAAACCTTAAGGATATGGCTATCTCAACTTATCATTTCCAGGTTGCCCGAGTAGATCGAACCATGTCCATGCCAACTTCTAAAAATGGTATGCAAGCACAGATAACAATATCAAAAAAGGGTCAACCTGCAAGGTCCTTGTCAAGTCCAAAAGGTCCTCATGGTTCTCCATATCATCATTATATCAAGTCACCAAAACCTAATGGATAA
- the LOC137826624 gene encoding serine/threonine-protein kinase PBL34-like isoform X1, with translation MGLGNNAIQAGSLDVGKSKVKMQKAGAEKEIGCCVKFCFIGSCIPSRSKVDTSISGTSANSAVEKTSACEKNKKETNALPGSSTTTSNAESIPSTPKFSEELKVSSRLRKFTFNELKLATRNFRPESLLGEGGFGCVFKGWIEENGTAPVKPGTGLTVAVKTLNHDGLQGHKEWLAELDILGDLVHPNLVKLVGFCIEDDQRLLVYECMPRGSLENHLFRKGSLPLPWSIRMKIALGAAKGLSFLHEEAQRPVIYRDFKTSNILLDAEYNAKLSDFGLAKDGPEGEKTHISTRVMGTYGYAAPEYVMTGHLTSKSDVYSFGVVLLEMLTGRRSIDKNRPNGEHNLVEWARPVLGDRRMILRIIDPRLEGHFSVKGSQKAAQLAAQCLCRDPKSRPMMSDVVQALKHLQNLKDMAISTYHFQVARVDRTMSMPTSKNGMQAQITISKKGQPARSLSSPKGPHGSPYHHYIKSPKPNG, from the exons ATGGGGCTTGGGAATAATGCAATTCAGGCAGGGAGTTTGGATGTGGGTAAGTCAAAGGTAAAGATGCAAAAGGCTGGTGCAGAAAAGGAAATTGGGTGCTGTGTTAAATTCTGTTTCATTGGGAGCTGTATACCTTCAAGATCAAAGGTTGATACTTCCATCAGTGGCACTAGTGCTAACAGTG CAGTGGAAAAAACTTCTGCTTGTGAGAAAAACAAGAAGGAAACCAATGCTCTTCCAGGGTCCTCTACAACAACCAGTAATGCAGAAAGTATCCCTTCCACCCCAAAATTCAGTGAGGAGTTGAAGGTTTCTTCTCGTTTGAGAAAATTTACATTCAATGAGCTTAAGTTGGCCACTAGGAATTTCAGACCAGAGAGTCTTCTTGGTGAGGGAGGATTTGGATGTGTTTTCAAGGGTTGGATTGAAGAAAATGGTACTGCACCTGTGAAACCTGGTACTGGGCTTACTGTAGCAGTGAAAACTCTCAACCATGATGGGCTTCAGGGTCACAAAGAGTGGCTT GCAGAGTTAGACATTCTTGGTGACCTCGTCCATCCGAATCTGGTCAAATTGGTTGGTTTCTGTATTGAAGATGACCAAAGATTGTTGGTGTATGAATGTATGCCCCGTGGAAGTTTGGAGAACCACCTCTTCAGAA AAGGGTCGTTGCCTCTTCCTTGGTCTATCAGAATGAAAATTGCACTTGGTGCTGCAAAAGGTCTTTCTTTTCTCCATGAAGAAGCTCAGCGGCCTGTAATCTATCGTGATTTTAAGACATCTAATATTCTGTTAGATGCG GAATACAATGCAAAGCTCTCTGATTTTGGACTAGCCAAAGATGGTCCTGAAGGGGAAAAGACACACATATCAACGAGAGTCATGGGAACATATGGTTATGCAGCTCCCGAGTATGTGATGACTG GGCATTTGACATCAAAAAGTGATGTCTATAGTTTTGGAGTGGTGCTACTAGAAATGCTGACTGGCCGGCGATCCATCGATAAGAATAGACCAAATGGGGAACACAATCTTGTGGAGTGGGCAAGACCTGTACTTGGGGACCGGAGGATGATACTACGGATTATTGATCCTCGGCTTGAAGGTCACTTCTCTGTTAAAGGGTCACAGAAGGCTGCCCAGTTGGCTGCTCAATGCCTTTGCCGTGATCCAAAATCCAGACCTATGATGAGTGATGTTGTTCAAGCTCTGAAGCATTTGCAAAACCTTAAGGATATGGCTATCTCAACTTATCATTTCCAGGTTGCCCGAGTAGATCGAACCATGTCCATGCCAACTTCTAAAAATGGTATGCAAGCACAGATAACAATATCAAAAAAGGGTCAACCTGCAAGGTCCTTGTCAAGTCCAAAAGGTCCTCATGGTTCTCCATATCATCATTATATCAAGTCACCAAAACCTAATGGATAA